From the genome of Mycoplasma crocodyli MP145:
TAAGTATCAACGGTTGGTATATTTGTCGGTTCTGTTGGTTTGGGTTCAATCGGAACATTAGGAACATTTGGTTCGTTAGGAGTTGGATTTTGAGGCAATTCAGGGATTGGATCTATTGAAATATTCTTATTTTTTTCATAAATTCTGAATTTTTGAGCTGCTGAATGACCATCACTAGATGCCAAAACATCTAATTTTAGATATTTAGCTTCGATTGGTTCATCAAAGATTATTTCTTTAGAATTTGAATCCGATTTTAAATCAATTGTTTTATAGTCTTTGTATTCAACACCATCTAATGAATATGAAACTTTAAGTTTTGTTATAATTCCACTCATAACATCTTTTCTCGGTTCATAAACCAATGAACTTAAAGTTAATGGCTTATTAAATGTAAATAATATATTGACATCTTTTGGGTTTTTATTTCAATTTGAGTGTCATATATTAGTAAAGTCATTGTCCAAAGCGTTTGTTAAAGCATTATTTTCCTTAGTCTTTTCCTCAGAATTTGTAGTAACTTCATATTTTGAATTATCAACCAAGTAGTAATCACTAACAGGACCATATAGATTTATTTCTCTTGCTGATAAAAACTTTCCACCATGAACTTGTGAAGGAATAATCTTTAAATACTTAATTTCTTTATCTAAAATAAAGTCTACAATTTTCGTTTTATTATCATTCTTTCAAACAAAAGTGGTTAATTCTGTAAATGAAGCTTCATCATCGTTTGTTGTGCTATACAAAACTTTTCCAGCTTGAATATTTCCATTACCACCTTTAGGAAGATACTCAATTTTTGACACTTTAATTGGCTTATTAAACTCTCATTGCATAAACATTTTAGAAGGGTCTTTTTGTTCACCAGTTTCATAATATGAATTAAAATCTTCATCAACAGCTTTTGATGCTTCTTTATTTTTTCCACCATCAGAAGCTGTGAATTTAAATAAATAAGTAGGAAGATAAGCATCTTCTTTTTCTAGTTTTGTAGGATAAAAAGTAAATGAAATAGGTCCTGCTGGTAAAACTTTATCAAAAGCTAATCTTTTAATAAAAATTTCCTTACCTTGTTCTTCGGTTATTTTAGGTGCTTGTTCTTTAAATGATGTTCAAGTTTTTTTATCTTCACTTCATAGAAGTTTATCAACGCCATCACCATATAATTTTTGAGTTAAATTGTTATAGTAATATTTATTTGAATCTAGTGGTAGTGAAGATAAATTAATTCTAAATGTTTCTGAAGTTCCTGAAAGTCCAACCACTATATCATTCGAATCGGTTAATAAAGTAATTTCTTCATCGCTTAGTAAAACTTCTTTTTCACGAGATGTTTTAAAAGTAGAACCTCCATCAATACTATATCTAAGTTCAGTATCAGAATTTTTATACATATCATTAATAACTATTTTATTTGCCTTATCACCACTAAATGAGAATGTTGCTAAATCGGTGTTTAGATCACCCAATATACCTCTTGCTTGTTCATTAATTATTCCGTGATCATATGCTTCACTTTTATCTATTCTTGAATCTCTAACAAGATTTTTCTTAAGAAGCGAATTTAACTCAAATTTATGTTCATCACCTTTAAGACTATTTACAACTTGTTTTACAATGTTGTTGTATGGATGTGGGTACATTTTTAGGTTTGTTAGAACCATTTTTCCAAAAGCTACTTTATCAGCATCACTTTTTGAATTTGTAGGATCTATCATTAGTAAATCAAGAGCATAAATAGCATTATAGTTTTGAGGAAAAATTTCAATAGCTTTTCTATATATTTCTTCTTTTTTAGCTATATCATCATAAAATCTTGCCGTTTCAAAAAGATTATTAGATTTGTAAAATTGATCTTTGTTTTTTAAAGCGTTTTCTGCCATTTGAATATAGTTAACGTTATATTCAAAATAATCACCATTGATTCTCTTCGGTCTTCAATCAAGTATCATTCTTTCGCCCTTTTCAGCTACATTTCATGATCCGACTTGATTGTCTATTGCTCAATATTTATATAATTTTTCAGTTTTAGTTACTGGATCAATATCCTTTTTATATTTGTAATTTAAATAAGCTCCATGTCCTGGTTGACCAACAACAACAGATGGATATCCGGTTGATGATAGCATTGCTGTTCCTTGTTTCGAAATACCACCACAAACTTGACCAACTTCCATTCTTACTCAGTTTCTAAAAACCCCATCATTTTTTATTCCGAATTTTGTTAGAAAATATTTCTTATCCATTTCCTCAAATTTTTTAATTGCTTCTGGTGAAGTAGGTTCATTTAATTTAAATTTTTTAAAGAAATCACTATGAGCACTTCCGGTTGTATAACTAACAAAATCATACCCACCAATTGAGAAGTTACCTGAAAACGGTTGTGGATTGCCACCACCAGACATACCTCTTCTTCTTGATCAGTAGTTTAAGAAATTAATTTCATCATCAGTTAAATCTGAGTTAATAATTCATCTCATATGTTCAACAGTCAAATTATCAAAATGATCAACTTTTAGTTTGTCATAGTATGTTCCAGCTTTAACTCTGTTTCTTAATCTCAATAAAGCAGCTTTTTCTCATTGGGTAGTTGCAGTTCCTTTTTTCTCAAGTTCTTCAATATATTCAGTTATATCTTGTTGATCGGTTTGACTTCTAAGTTTATAGAAAATCTCAAATCTTGTTAACGGATCACTACGTTTTTGAGAGAAGTCAGATCATACGCCGGTACCATAAACAAGTGCTGTTGCAGCAGCTAATTTTAAATACACTTCACCACGTGCAACTTTACTGGTTTCATCCACAAAAGTGATATTAAAAGAATTTAGATATTTTTTGTATAAACTATGTAAAACTTTAATAGAATTTACCCAGTATTCTTGCGAAGTTTTGTTTGCATCTAAATCTCCACCAGTCATATAATACTTAAGTAATTTATTACCTAAAGAATCATTAAACAATCATTGAATAAAAGTCTTCAATTCTTCATCAACATTAAAGAGTGAAACTAAATAATCATATCCTACTCTTGATACAAATTTCTCTTTGTACAAGTCTAATTCATATGTTGATACTTCTGAAGAAATAGGATTTTTTGCTATTATTGATTGCTTGTATTCCTCAGGTGTTTTTATAAAATCATATGTAGTTTTTAGTTCGAATGGATAACTTGATTTTCTAAACATAGCATGTGCTAAAACAGCATGATTATAACTATTTGAACCACCCACTTTTTTTATGGTGATTTTTAAAACTTTTTTACCTGTTATATCTAGATCTATTTTTCCTGCTTCACTATTTCCTTTGTAAACTGATGCATCTTCTTTTAAAGAAGTTCAATCGGTTCCGTTATCAGATACAAAGAAGTTGAATTTAACTCCAGCTGATTTGTCGCCTTTTGAAAAATCAACTCCATAATAGGCACTAAATTTATCAAACGATTTGTCTGATAAATCATAAATTAATTCATTGTCAGAATGCGTACCAAGACCTTTGAAAAATGCTGTTTTCTTTCCACCAATATTAAGGTTAATTGTTTTTCCATCATAGTTAGTATTTATCTTTACTTCATTACCTAAAGAATCTTTATTTTTTAATGTTAAATCACTAAGTCAATTAAAGTTTGTATTAGCTCTCAAAGTGGTGCTTGATTCGTTATAATAGTTGGGTTTATCAATTAATTTTTTTGATTTTTGGTTATTGGAAATAAATAAAAGTGGAGTACTTACTGCTACCGAAACTAATATGGTACTTCCTAATAATATTTTAGTTATTTTTTTCATGTTAAAACTCCTTTTATGAAAAGTATAATTATTATAATAAAATTAGTCCAAGTTGGTAAATATAGAGCAAAAAATAAAATATTAAAAATGGCTATTAATAGCCATTGTTTAATTTCTTATAATGTGAATGTTTTTAGAGATATATTTCTTTGTAAAGCAACTATATAAAAACTTGTGGTAATTGATTTATATAAGAAGA
Proteins encoded in this window:
- a CDS encoding discoidin domain-containing protein — protein: MKKITKILLGSTILVSVAVSTPLLFISNNQKSKKLIDKPNYYNESSTTLRANTNFNWLSDLTLKNKDSLGNEVKINTNYDGKTINLNIGGKKTAFFKGLGTHSDNELIYDLSDKSFDKFSAYYGVDFSKGDKSAGVKFNFFVSDNGTDWTSLKEDASVYKGNSEAGKIDLDITGKKVLKITIKKVGGSNSYNHAVLAHAMFRKSSYPFELKTTYDFIKTPEEYKQSIIAKNPISSEVSTYELDLYKEKFVSRVGYDYLVSLFNVDEELKTFIQWLFNDSLGNKLLKYYMTGGDLDANKTSQEYWVNSIKVLHSLYKKYLNSFNITFVDETSKVARGEVYLKLAAATALVYGTGVWSDFSQKRSDPLTRFEIFYKLRSQTDQQDITEYIEELEKKGTATTQWEKAALLRLRNRVKAGTYYDKLKVDHFDNLTVEHMRWIINSDLTDDEINFLNYWSRRRGMSGGGNPQPFSGNFSIGGYDFVSYTTGSAHSDFFKKFKLNEPTSPEAIKKFEEMDKKYFLTKFGIKNDGVFRNWVRMEVGQVCGGISKQGTAMLSSTGYPSVVVGQPGHGAYLNYKYKKDIDPVTKTEKLYKYWAIDNQVGSWNVAEKGERMILDWRPKRINGDYFEYNVNYIQMAENALKNKDQFYKSNNLFETARFYDDIAKKEEIYRKAIEIFPQNYNAIYALDLLMIDPTNSKSDADKVAFGKMVLTNLKMYPHPYNNIVKQVVNSLKGDEHKFELNSLLKKNLVRDSRIDKSEAYDHGIINEQARGILGDLNTDLATFSFSGDKANKIVINDMYKNSDTELRYSIDGGSTFKTSREKEVLLSDEEITLLTDSNDIVVGLSGTSETFRINLSSLPLDSNKYYYNNLTQKLYGDGVDKLLWSEDKKTWTSFKEQAPKITEEQGKEIFIKRLAFDKVLPAGPISFTFYPTKLEKEDAYLPTYLFKFTASDGGKNKEASKAVDEDFNSYYETGEQKDPSKMFMQWEFNKPIKVSKIEYLPKGGNGNIQAGKVLYSTTNDDEASFTELTTFVWKNDNKTKIVDFILDKEIKYLKIIPSQVHGGKFLSAREINLYGPVSDYYLVDNSKYEVTTNSEEKTKENNALTNALDNDFTNIWHSNWNKNPKDVNILFTFNKPLTLSSLVYEPRKDVMSGIITKLKVSYSLDGVEYKDYKTIDLKSDSNSKEIIFDEPIEAKYLKLDVLASSDGHSAAQKFRIYEKNKNISIDPIPELPQNPTPNEPNVPNVPIEPKPTEPTNIPTVDTYKGQKETNSNKIILFSSLFGGLALIGVIGLATFLIMKKIKTKKN